One window of the Torulaspora delbrueckii CBS 1146 chromosome 6, complete genome genome contains the following:
- the ECM32 gene encoding RNA helicase (similar to Saccharomyces cerevisiae ECM32 (YER176W); ancestral locus Anc_8.242) — translation MSMFQCMTCMETLDGDAMIKHLSSTRHKTIIDAFREEEVKCEECQDKNIHQLQIIRIGGEDMSLLCNSCLGKEYVAADRPSTCYSLANGSLLKFWNSYLKIRDCSCESCGSEAHLNVNETKKVLCNKCLSDLPAQKASSFISEDSGRFLYLYLGIKEPSNAKTFKKKGGRKVGRGRGAKKPEKGGKPREKKPLTVHEQIAKKAYEIKKQNNVIESDSNTSLRSFKGLKASTTDSPSKGEKRFGSAQTANKPRTRSSGPPSVQKTKSGIADKSRNSPRPANTQKSKPGIASKSRIDSSKPANTQKTKSGIPKADSPVPANTQKSQLGSGKRVSSSEPRPKFGASKREGSLAARKGASDSKPRTTRLNIKEEKSNKSQTNGKKSGRASKLQDDRKSVPSSKLPVDKVTEKGPQTAENGTEEFEEGEPIQRFTKYVPKMQYPDLETYFNEYSYALFLEQRLENDFLHDFQIVWPKNQQEISFVVTMKMKNNPELDKLLPPNLAKLGRLPFVNKQPLILSKRDESQVWYAYVKETATKRDVLTVLLELYPWNRSKLPVKSANDAFKILPCSAQVSRIFFAMTRTKNPKFIDLILGQKPIRQINFQNRLEFSKDTFNDSQKSAIQHVLNNSVTILQGPPGTGKTSTIEEIILQMIKNFHSFPILCVAASNIAIDNIAEKFMVNRPDIKILRIVSEGKEAQYNNEHPLGKICLHNIVYDQMPPDMKENIAKLRSGRSKDVSKNQFSKLLTQQNNISDRHVLQAQILFTTNIAAGGRQLKAIQELPVVIMDESTQSSEASTLVPLSLPGIRTFVFVGDEKQLSSFSNIPQLEMSLFERVLLNGCYKKPHMLDTQYRMHPQISEFPIKKFYQGELKNGVTEEQKSWESIKYPLYYYHCNEGPESKVFNRQRGMSGFTYNNRHECDAILKVIYKLIMDKGVKNDQIGVITPYSAQRDLISETLVNDDVVNPAKIAMEQELDEADLLDAGIGRSNGKKNTINIINGVYVATIDSFQGHEKEFVIFSCVRNNKENRIGFASDKKRMNVALTRAKNGLVLVGNSEVFRKGDSLWKDYIEYLEEKSLIFQDLDTY, via the coding sequence ATGTCTATGTTCCAGTGTATGACCTGTATGGAGACCCTGGATGGTGATGCCATGATAAAGCACCTGTCCTCGACTCGCCATAAGACTATCATAGATGCATTTCGTGAGGAAGAGGTAAAATGTGAAGAGTGCCAGGATAAGAATATACATCAGTTGCAGATCATCAGAATTGGCGGAGAGGATATGTCATTGCTGTGTAACTCATGCCTGGGGAAAGAATACGTTGCTGCAGACAGACCCAGTACTTGTTATTCCCTAGCGAATGGGTCCCTGTTGAAATTCTGGAATAGTTACCTCAAGATTAGGGATTGTAGCTGTGAGAGTTGCGGTAGTGAAGCTCATCTTAATGTGAACGAGACAAAAAAGGTTTTGTGTAACAAATGTTTGAGTGATCTTCCCGCTCAGAAGGCAAGTTCTTTCATTTCTGAGGATAGCGGGAGATTCTTATATCTCTACCTCGGGATTAAAGAACCGTCGAATGCCAAGACTtttaagaagaagggtGGTAGAAAAGTGGGTAGAGGCAGGGGAGCTAAGAAGCCAGAAAAGGGAGGTAAACCTCGCGAGAAGAAACCATTGACGGTCCATGAGcaaattgcaaagaaggCATATGAAATTAAGAAACAAAACAACGTGATTGAAAGTGATAGTAACACTAGTCTGAGATCTTTCAAGGGTTTAAAGGCAAGTACTACTGATAGCCCATCAAAGGGAGAGAAAAGATTTGGTTCAGCCCAAACTGCTAACAAACCCAGAACCAGATCCTCCGGGCCACCCAGCGTGCAAAAGACCAAATCAGGTATTGCAGATAAATCAAGGAATTCTCCCAGGCCAGCCAACACACAGAAAAGCAAGCCAGGCATAGCTAGTAAATCGAGAATCGATTCTTCTAAGCCCGCTAACACTCAAAAGACCAAGTCCGGTATACCAAAAGCTGACTCTCCAGTACCGGCTAACACACAAAAGAGCCAGTTAGGATCAGGTAAAAGGGTGAGCTCATCCGAACCTAGGCCAAAATTTGGGGCATCAAAACGAGAGGGAAGCCTAGCAGCAAGGAAGGGCGCGAGTGACTCCAAACCTCGGACAACCAGGTTGaatatcaaggaagagaaaagcAACAAGTCACAGACGAATGGAAAAAAATCTGGCAGAGCGTCCAAGCTTCAAGATGATAGAAAGTCAGTACCATCAAGCAAATTACCAGTAGACAAAGTCACTGAAAAGGGTCCTCAAACTGCCGAAAATGGGacagaagagtttgaagaaggtgagCCAATTCAAAGGTTCACCAAGTATGTACCCAAGATGCAGTATCCAGATTTGGAGACTTATTTCAATGAATACTCATATGCATTGTTTTTGGAACAGAGATTGGAGAATGATTTCCTTCatgatttccaaatcgtATGGCCAAAGAATCAACAGGAAATATCATTTGTCGTTAcgatgaaaatgaagaacaatCCGGAACTCGACAAACTGTTGCCACCcaatttggccaagttggGCAGATTGCCATTTGTCAATAAGCAGCCTCTCATTTTGAGCAAAAGGGACGAATCGCAAGTGTGGTACGCTTACGTGAAAGAAACTGCCACCAAACGTGACGTTTTAACCGTACTCCTGGAGTTATATCCATGGAATAGATCAAAATTACCCGTTAAAAGTGCAAACGATGCGTTTAAGATCTTACCATGTTCTGCTCAAGTGAGTagaatcttctttgcaatgACTCGGACTAAGAATCCCAAATTTATCGACCTGATTCTTGGTCAAAAACCAATCAGACAAATCAATTTCCAAAACAGACTTGAATTCTCAAAAGACACTTTCAATGattctcaaaaatctgCCATTCAACACGTATTGAACAACAGTGTAACAATTTTGCAAGGTCCACCGGGCACAGGTAAAACTTCGACCATCGAGGAGATTATATTgcaaatgatcaagaacttCCACTCATTCCCAATCCTGTGTGTCGCTGCATCGAATATTGCAATTGACAATATTGCAGAGAAATTTATGGTGAACCGGCCAGATATCAAGATCCTGAGAATTGTTTCTGAGGGCAAAGAGGCCCAATACAACAATGAACATCCATTGGGGAAGATCTGTCTGCACAACATTGTCTATGACCAAATGCCCCCAGATATGAAGGAAAACATTGCAAAACTGCGCAGTGGTAGATCCAAGGACGTTTCAAAGAATCAATTCAGTAAATTGTTGACACAACAAAACAATATTTCCGATAGACATGTGCTGCAGGCACAAATCTTATTTACAACCAACATTGCCGCTGGTGGTCGTCAATTGAAAGCAATTCAAGAGCTACCTGTGGTGATCATGGACGAGTCAACACAGTCGTCCGAAGCATCGACTCTCGTTCCCCTTTCGTTACCAGGTATCCGTACTTTTGTCTTTGTCGGTGATGAGAAACAACTGTCAAGTTTCAGCAACATTCCACAATTGGAGATGTCACTTTTCGAGAGGGTTTTGTTAAACGGTTGTTACAAGAAACCGCACATGCTCGACACGCAGTATAGAATGCACCCACAGATCAGTGAGTTCCCAATCAAGAAGTTTTACCAAGGCGAATTAAAGAATGGTGTCACTGAGGAGCAAAAAAGTTGGGAATCCATCAAGTATCCCCTATATTACTACCATTGTAACGAAGGACCCGAGAGTAAAGTGTTTAATCGCCAAAGAGGCATGAGCGGTTTCACCTACAACAATCGTCACGAATGTGATGCCATCTTGAAAGTCATCTACAAATTGATCATGGACAAAGGTGTCAAGAACGACCAGATTGGTGTGATCACCCCATACTCCGCCCAGAGAGATTTGATCTCTGAGACTCTGGTCAATGACGATGTGGTCAACCCCGCGAAGATAGCTATGGAACAAGAATTGGACGAAGCAGATTTACTCGATGCAGGAATAGGTCGTTCCAACGGTAAGAAAAATACCATTAACATCATCAACGGAGTCTACGTGGCGACGATCGATTCTTTCCAGGGTCATGAAAAAGAGTTTGTCATCTTTTCGTGCGTTAGAAACAACAAGGAGAACCGTATTGGGTTCGCAAGCGACAAGAAACGTATGAACGTCGCATTGACAAGAGCCAAGAACGGTTTGGTGTTAGTTGGTAACAGTGAAGTGTTCCGCAAGGGAGACTCGCTATGGAAAGATTACATCGAGTATCTGGAAGAGAAGTCACTCATCTTCCAAGATCTTGACACATACTAA
- the TDEL0F03700 gene encoding uncharacterized protein (similar to Saccharomyces cerevisiae BMH2 (YDR099W) and BMH1 (YER177W); ancestral locus Anc_8.243), with protein MSVSREDYVYLAKLAEQAERYEEMVENMKSVASSGQELSVEERNLLSVAYKNVIGARRASWRIVSSIEQKEESKEKSEHQVKLIRTYRSKIESELTKISDDILSVLDSHLIPSATSGESKVFYYKMKGDYHRYLAEFSSGDVREKATNASMEAYKTASEIATTELPPTHPIRLGLALNFSVFYYEIQNSPDKACHLAKQAFDDAIAELDTLSEESYKDSTLIMQLLRDNLTLWTSDMSEAGQDESQQQQQQQQQQPAAAASTDAPTEGQAPKQ; from the coding sequence ATGTCTGTATCCCGTGAAGATTACGTTTatttggccaaattggCCGAACAAGCCGAACGTTATGAAGAGATGGTTGAAAACATGAAGTCTGTGGCTTCTTCTGGCCAAGAGTTGTCCGTTGAGGAACGTAACTTGCTCTCTGTGGCTTACAAGAACGTTATTGGTGCTCGTCGTGCCTCTTGGAGAATTGTTTCTTCGATCGAGcagaaagaagaatcaaaggAGAAATCTGAACATCAAGTCAAATTGATCCGTACTTACCGTTCAAAGATCGAGTCTGAGTTGACTAAGATCTCAGATGATATCTTGTCTGTTCTAGATTCTCATTTGATTCCAAGTGCCACCAGTGGTGAAAGCAAAGTTTTTTACTATAAGATGAAGGGTGATTACCACCGTTATTTGGCAGAGTTCTCCAGTGGTGATGTGAGAGAAAAGGCTACCAATGCTTCTATGGAGGCTTACAAGACTGCTTCAGAGATTGCAACCACCGAACTACCCCCAACTCATCCAATCCGTCTAGGTTTGGCTTTGAACTTCTCTGTCTTTTACTACGAGATCCAGAATTCTCCAGATAAGGCCTGTCATTTGGCAAAACAAGCTTTCGACGATGCTATCGCAGAACTTGATACTCTATCAGAAGAATCCTACAAGGATAGTACGTTGATCATGCAATTGTTAAGAGATAACTTAACTTTGTGGACTTCCGATATGTCTGAAGCTGGTCAAGATGAAtcacaacaacaacaacaacaacaacaacagcaacctGCTGCAGCAGCTTCCACTGATGCTCCAACTGAAGGTCAAGCTCCAAAGCAATAG
- the TVP15 gene encoding Tvp15p (similar to Saccharomyces cerevisiae TVP15 (YDR100W); ancestral locus Anc_8.244) — protein sequence MPVPPQFFKIANLTIGSLCLIASVSQLTYILSNFNAFLLAIFGIVLSTPIVVLEFNIPSNLYRYASFYFSFLGRGVVYILISFLLGFGGVFKILTSLLTFLLGVVYTVFEFLPQIEEPANFRGEGSPIAVEGDDDDII from the coding sequence atgcCAGTACCCCCACAGTTCTTTAAAATTGCCAACTTGACTATTGGCTCATTGTGCTTGATCGCTTCAGTTTCACAATTGACCTATATCCTTTCCAACTTCAATGCTTTTTTGTTGGCAATCTTTGGTATAGTGTTGTCCACCCCGATTGTTGTTCTAGAGTTTAACATTCCTTCGAATTTGTACCGTTATGCCTCTTTCTACTTCAGTTTCCTCGGTAGAGGAGTGGTCTATATCCTAATCAGTTTCCTGCTTGGGTTTGGTGGGGTCTTCAAGATTCTAACTTCGCTATTGACCTTCCTATTGGGTGTGGTTTACACAGTCTTTGAGTTTTTACCCCAGATTGAAGAACCAGCTAATTTCAGAGGTGAGGGTTCTCCAATCGCTGTggaaggtgatgatgatgatattatCTAG